The Halichondria panicea chromosome 10, odHalPani1.1, whole genome shotgun sequence region ggccataattTTAGTTTTCCATTGGTCCAATATTCGTTAATTTTGTGATTCTGACAATCTTTATTTTATCTGAACAGCTAGTGTACAATGCCAATTAAGTATTTCCCTAGCAACTAATTAATCTCAGCTGTCTCTCTCCACTGCAGGCCTGGCTCTGTGGGACTGCGTGGTGGTCCATGTCCTGGCTGGACAGACTGACCGTCATGTCTCCTTACTCACAGCATATAACTCACTATCTCTACCCGTCCATGCCGTGTATCTCTTCCTCCTGCTCCTAGTCACCGTATCCCTCTGTGACAGGTGTGCAGGGGGGGCTGATAGATAGAGGGGAGTGGCCGGGGGATAATTATATTGGGGGGAGGTTGAACTACTTTCTTGTATTCTTAGTAGCAATCTCTCTTGTAGCAGCTGTGTGTTAGCTGGTAGATGTGAAGTTTATCTTTGTCTGTTTCGGGTGAATTTCTGCTCTATGGTTACGTATGTGCATGTTATCTGTGCAGACTTGACTTGGCTCGTATTGACAGACTGTGTCTGAAGAGCTTCATTTATCCCTCGCAACTTTTTGTCTTCATCGGTAAGTTGATTCACaataacacacatgcagtcattgtAAAGATACGTACGTTCACTAATTATGCGCATGATAATTAAGCTAGCTACTCTCACATTAACAACAATTCCCCACTCTTTCCCCATACAAATGTTTGCGATTTTAAGTATAAGTCCACGGCCCTCACATCATTGTGTGTATCCCCATAGCTACTATCTCTGGTATCTCCCCTGCACAGCTCTCCTGCTGGTGCTGCTGGCTCTAGTGCTGACACTGAGTCTGACAGCCATTGATGAGAGGATCTCTCTGTACCCACTACTACCAACACTGTGGTAGGTGAACTGACCACCATtcatgtagctacgtacagtGTGTTTGCATTGTAAGTCTGCATAACCTCTTTTCTTCACTAATTCACATTgaacatacactgtatatgtaaTTTATTGTACCATAAAAGATTATGTATCACTGTGTTATAGCTTTAGACCTACAAATGTATCCAAAAGCTACAGAATGTATGTTTTAGTTTCAAATTATCAGCTCTCAGAATTTACCCAGCAGACAATTCTCCACTTCAGGTTGGATATTCTGGAGGCTGTGAATGCGTCCTCGTCTCCATTGTCTGCCACCCACACAGTAGAGGGTGTGGTCTACATCCCGTCCTCTCCTAGTCCTGAGAGCAGTCTGGTGACTTCCTGGTTGAGTGTGGTCACTGTGAGGGCCGTGCTCTGTATAGGCAGCTGGCTGTTGACCGTCTGGGTTACTAGAACTGACAGACTGCAAGGTCAGCGGTGCACGTAGGAAGAGGTTTTGGGAAATTATTGGTAGGGGGGCTAAAATCATTGCACAGTTTTAAATCCTCTAGTTTGCCTACCTTAGAGAATGACTCTACTCATAATGTTAATAAAAAGTGCCTATTAAGTCTCACccaaaaaatgtgcctattatgctcaaaattatgccagcataatctaccagAGAGCTAGTTTTAGTATAAGACCACACCAATGCTGAAAGTTTACTGAAAAGTGTATGGGAAACCAGCTGGCTTGTTTCTGCGCCTGTaagctatgtgtgtgtatttgtttCATGCTCACCCTCTTTCCCTGCAGATTATCTCAGGAATATTGAATCTGACGACACAAGAAAAGTCGGCTGAATAGACTCCAATAAACTTAATTGCGTAATTGCATTTTCCAGTTATCACTTATAACTCTCCGTATTAACCACACAAATGATTATATTCTCAACATTTACTttatataacataattatctgttcCATATAATATTTCATTACCAGTGCCAGTATGCAAGTGTAACTATAGTAACAATTATCATTATAGATGTGCAAGTCAgcaaaaataataaataaatataGTTTTTGTCTCTACATAAAAAGTTTCCCAGGGTTCATGATGCCATTAGGGTCGAGTGTTCCTTTGATTTGCTTCATTAGCTCCACTCCTGTCCCCCCAAACTCCTCCATCAGTAACCCCCTCTTCCCGAGGCCAACACCGTGCTCCCCCGTGCAGGTACCCCCCACACGCATCGCTCGTCTGCACGGGGACACAAAGGCAATCATTAAGTGCAGAGAATTAATTAAACagatgaataattatactttctgTTTCTACACCACTAATAAagtaaacgcagtgccatggtggttctgtacagagtcaagatagtgtGAGCAGGTGAGTGCATGGATatacaccaactaccagtaCACGAACATTACGACTGTACAAATGAAATAATTGATCAGATTCACTACTGAAACATTATATGCTTAATAATTGTTAATATCACCTGATTACCAAAAGAAACCACTACACTAAGTCATACAACTATATACAGTAAATCCCTCACCTGGCCATTCTGACCACTACTTCATCAGCTGTTTGCTGCTCGTCTTTATTGTATGAGATGACAGCATGGAAGTTGCCGTCCCCCACATGACCAAATATGGGTGCtgcagatacacacacacacacacacacacacacacacagtgggtgGGCATACGCTCACTCGGAACTTTTATAATGAATTAACTGCACCTTTAATCAATCCAGAACTGTTCAAATCTTCCCTTGTTTCCGTAACAACTTGAGGTAGCTTGGAGATCGGCACACACACGTCAGTAGTGAGGCACTGCACACAAGGAACAATGTCCATCACTATAACAACACAGTCAGCTCACATCTCTGCCTATAGACAGCTGTGCTTGTCCTGCATACAGCCACTCATGTCTCGCCCTCCATATTGTGTTCTTAGCTTCTTGCTCTCTCTCACAGGTGAACTGTACACAGCCATTCTCCTCAACTAGCTCCTCTGTGCATGAGGACAAAATAATACTGAGAGGATTTaaacacacagtacatacagtgtatatacaacCTTTAAAAATGTTCCTAAAGTAACCTCAACAAAGTCATGGAATAAATCCTTCTTAAAGCAGTTACGTACCTAAGTtctatacgtacatataataataccGTTTCACATTACCACCTTTTTGAAAAGTTCAACTTGACGATGGACATACGTAAAGGCACTGATAgaatgcaataataattttcaGGATATGAGATACAAAGGGAGAGGGTGTGtggtaggggggggggtgacTTCTTACTGGCTCTGTGACTATCTTCCTCAACGGCAGCACTGGTCCCGGAGAACTCCATAAAAAGAGTGGGCGATACCGGCAGGTCTAGATTGGAGCACTGATTACTGACATCTATTGAGATCTCGTCCAGTAACTCCACCCTCCCCACTGACACGCCCACTGCCAGCATGTGTACAGTGGCATCAACAGCTGCTCTGATGCTGGGAAATGTGCACAACGCAGCCACCGTCTGTATGTTCAAGAACAAAACTGAAAATGAAATTCTTAGTTATTAAACGAAGAAGACTAgctatatgtacagtgtaggtaTACTGTTAAACGACATACAgttacaccataattatatagggagACGTGTGCAGGAGTTTTTGGACGGTATTACACATTTATTTAGCTGTGGGAAATAATTTATTTAACTCACAGTCTCTGGAATTGCATGCAGACGCACAGTGGCCTGCGTGATGACTCCCAGGGTACCTTCTGAGCCAACAAACAGCTGTGTCAAGTTGTACCCAGCAGAGCTCTTCCTGTATGAGTAAACAAgaacttacacacacacccaggaAACCTAGGACTCATGCAGTTAGTGCAGGGGATAGTGTAGCTTCCTTAATcctagcctcaatcccaggccgctcttcctctccctagcctcgatcccaggccactcTTCctctccct contains the following coding sequences:
- the LOC135342674 gene encoding probable D-lactate dehydrogenase, mitochondrial, which gives rise to MHVQPRTVLYLSQHMKWLWKRLTNMSWMSSKSTNFGDYTDDFQCTLESVLGVGGVSRGEAVRGHHGHDESHHPPQPPDAVVFPSCLEQVRAVARLCNEFRVPLIPFGTGTGLEGGVVATKGGVCMDMCKMDSIVEVSREDLYATVEPGVTRLMLNKHLRNSGLMFPVDPGADASLCGMVATRASGTNAVKYGTMRENVLNLQVVLADGSVVHTAGLKGRARKSSAGYNLTQLFVGSEGTLGVITQATVRLHAIPETTVAALCTFPSIRAAVDATVHMLAVGVSVGRVELLDEISIDVSNQCSNLDLPVSPTLFMEFSGTSAAVEEDSHRAKELVEENGCVQFTCEREQEAKNTIWRARHEWLYAGQAQLSIGRDCLTTDVCVPISKLPQVVTETREDLNSSGLIKAPIFGHVGDGNFHAVISYNKDEQQTADEVVVRMARRAMRVGGTCTGEHGVGLGKRGLLMEEFGGTGVELMKQIKGTLDPNGIMNPGKLFM